TTCTGCGAGGGAAGAATTTACTAAAATGCCTTTACCTATATATAAAGTTTATAAATTATCGTGTtagatatttaatatttatattaaattattttaaattgtgtttgaaattttaaattatgctACCTTATGTTCAACAATGGTAGTGGTGCGGTGTGGTTTTGGTCGAAAAAATGTAAATGGTATAATTAGATTATTGAAAGTTTAAGAGTAAATATTCATTATGATTCTTTACTATTTGTCTGAGAATCAGCGTCCCAATCATTCTAAAATACTACATTAGTCTTCATTCATCAAAGTTATTGGTCAAATTATCTCTCTAACCGGTTACGAGATAGAAACCGAATAACGTGTCAAGTACTCAAGTCACAAGTGTGAGGATCATGAagaaatgatttttaaaaatagaaactaTTAAACccctaataattaaaaaaaaatttggtaacaaaaaattttcagtcataattaatcaaaattttctataatttaCTTCATTTATATAACTtaataacaattttattttttatcttactcTTCTATCAATCCACTCATCATATTTTTATCAGTCTCATTTATTAAAgacattaattataatatcatattctttattattaggCATTCTTGTAATCaatacttaataatttttttttatgatttaatttttataagaatacaataaagactaataataattattataaagaaCGGTAATGATAATTTGTattaaatgaattaattataactgattttttatttttgttaaatcaTTTATCATCATTCAATGGAGATACAAAACCTGAAAGCTATCCTAATATGATTTTGTTTTcgttaattcaattatttttattcaaaattcacaattctAATACAATTGCAAGCACAATTAGAAATTAAGAATAGGCCAACAAGGAGTCATCTTTATCATTGCAAATAGTATGTCAATTGAATTCAACCATAATACAGTATTTATGGTAGAAGGTGCTGATGAAGAATTTGAACAGACTCACCCGACGAGTTTATTGTCAGTCAATTTTTTAGAATATGAAAAATCACACTAGTTTTGATGAGGTATGTAataaaccgatttttttttgtttttatgtgtatttataattatattgcaCTACTATGTTCATACACATAATATTCATACGTTTATatacataacatccataattacatacaactaacatctaaaaattaaattcatgtttattagatattacaACTATACACGtatcattttttagttattacaTAAATAACTATTAAGTtaacacaaatatttttaaattttatcataattcaaaaaaataaaaatttttacatGACATTTTTATATTGTAATTATTCTTTGACTACCTAACATTACCCTTTTAAAAATAGGACTAATGAATCCGtctagaataataaaatttgtcgTTACACAATGTAGTTAGTTGGCTAGATAGAAACtaacaaaagaatcaattaaTATACTTAtggttaatatatattttattaaaggaAACAATCCGCTACTAGTAACCACACTGGTGTTCTAATAATTCTTTAAAAGGAACATGAATACAAAATTtgagtttaaactttaaagcACATATTCGTTAATTACGCCTCTAGAAACTTGAAGGGAGAGGGATTCAAAGAACTCACACTCAAAGTAATGATGGCATCTCTCTTTTGGAATCCACTAAGCTTTCccttttctttatataattCTTCAGCTCCTTACTTTTCCCACAAAATGCATACACTACGCAACACACAGAATACCATAGCCTACTTAGGACTCCTTTGCCTCTTCCAAAACTTGTTCTTTTCAGGAAACCACCACCAAATCTGTAagaagtttattttttattttttattttatattttgtgttgCTTGTTAAATTCCTTCTCTTCATTGTTATTTACATCCCATGTTGGATTTGGAATTCAGTGACAACTCACAAAAAGTAAATGTATTTTATGTGACTTCTGCATGTTAACTTACAGTTTACttgattctttttcttattagtattttttttcagCTTTCCTAGCGTTGGTCAATTATAAGAGAAAATCATTGATAGGGTGCTTATTAGTTCTTTTAGGgttagataaattttttatatttgtaaaaTTAGGTTCATGATTTTGGTCCGTGGAAAATGTTTCTTGTGGTTTTGGTGCAAAAAGAATTTTAAGAAGTAACTTAGTAAATTGATCCCTACTGTCATACCATTTTTAAATTTGGAGATAACTACTGATGCTTTGAATCATATGTGTGAAGTTGTTTTCTACTTGGGAATTGGGATGATAGTGGGGACTACTTTCACTTAGTTTGGCTTTGGGGAATCTTTGGATCAAAATCACACAAAAAAAGAAACTTACAAGAATGAAAAACATGAATCACTGATTATACAGAAATATGTATATAGAGTTGTTTACATATTTGTACTGAAATACCATTTCAATTGATTAATGAATACACTACTCGAAATCCCAATTTTTGAATCCTTATATCACAAATGAAGAGATGTGTATCACAAATGAAAGATGTGAATCAAATCAATTTCAAGTTAaagaaataattgaatatttatatTCGCTGATCAATTTATTCACTCCATCCTAGTCTGATAGATCCTCTGAACTGATTAATCGGACGAGAATAAAGATAGAGTCCCATTTTACATGTCAATCTCGacaacaataaaatttatttatagatCTTTTTTCATGTATTTGTTCTATTATAGAAACTTCTTAAGTAAAAGAAGGAAAACAAATGATGATGATATCTTTTACTAAGGGAATTTGATTGCACAAGAATGTCATTGAAGAAGGGAGCATAACTAGCTCTTTCCTCATGACTCAAAGAGTTTAATGTTTCATCACTAACTTATCACTCATTCATTCCAACTTTCCAATAGTTGAAATTACTTCGTTTGATCCTTtgctaaaatttttgttaaatcttAAAAGTGGAACAATTTATTGTGTGTATTAGTGATGTTGATGATTAATCTTGATTCAGAAACATGATCCAGCCTATAATCTTTTTCTGAATTCACTTAAACTTCTTTGTTCCTTACTCCAAAAAGTGTCAGTCTAATGTGTTTTTTCCCCATCCTTTTTCTTAAGTTTTCACCCAAAGAAAAATGGGAGCCATATGCTGTTGTGGAAGAAAGCCAAGCAAGGGGAACAGCCTGGATAGAAAGCTTGAAAGGAAAATAATTGAAATGAGGAAAAACAAATTTGGAAAATCCAAATTGAAATCTATTGATAGCGTAGTTATGCTGTTCCCTATGTTTAGGGAGAAACTGAAAACATTAAGAGGAATGTTTGAACAGTATGGTAAATTCCAACAACTTTCTAACTCTCTTTTCTTTATAAGTCGCACCTGTCAGCAACGCAATACAAAACTAACATAGTTTATGTTGGTTCACAGACGAGGACTCGAATGGATATATAGACCCCAATGAACTCAAAAGGTTCTTAGAACATCAGCAATTTCATCTTCAAGAGGAGGAGTTTGAGACCCTTTTCCGTTATTGTGATATTGATGGAAGCAAAGGCATACAATTTAACGAATTTATTGTTCTTGTTTGCCTCATCCATCTCCTACAAGAACAAGCATCCTTTGATAGTGTAATTGTCAGAAACTTACTATGTTTTCTTGATCTTGAAACTGATGTATGACGATTTCATTGTTTCTGTCTCAGTCATCAAAGGCAGAGTTAGCAAACCTTGGAGAAGTATTTGATACTATGATTGAagtctttctgtttttcgataAGAATGCCGATGGGAAGATTAACAAGAAGGATATGGTGAAGACACTAAATGACACTTACCCTTTGGAGAAATCTCCATCACACATCACTGAAAAACGATTCAGTAATGTTTCCTTCTATGCTCCTTCTTCGTTGTTTCGTGTTCTTTTTgccattgttattgttattgttattgttattaccTGCTTTGACATCCCTTTTTGGTTGTCTTCTCATCCTTGCAGAAGAAATGGACTGGGACAATAATGGACAAGTCACTATCAGGGAGTTCCTCTTCGGTTTCATCAAATGGGTTGGAATTGATGCAGATGAATAGATGCATGATGCATTGTGTAAGAACAGATATACTTCTAAGAGGATTGCTTTAATTTCTATCATGCTGAATGTTTGAGTGTAaagtttttcattttcttaaaaGTGTGCTGGATAGATACAGAATTTGATTGTGGCAAtgaatcaagaaaaaaaggaaaagaaaaagaaaaaggatatgtatagatagatatatatagtCTGAGTCCTGCTTCATCACAAAGTAACACTGATACATCAAACTTTCTGTTATATACAACCTTCATAGACAATAAACTTACAGAATAGATAAAACATGGAGAGACAAAGAAGAAAATGtatgttttacaaaatttactTTCCATTTTGGTTGCTCCATTGTGTTCTGTAACTTCTTACTGTATTCCTAGAGCTTGGATTCTCCTAATGAGTGACAAAGAAATTGCATTTCTTTCTCTCCATTCTTCCCTGCTCTCTTTGTTCGGTTCGACGAGTAAGCTGTCCTTGCCATCAAGGATGCTTACAATTTGCCTCATGCTTGGCCTTAATTGTGGGTCACAGCGGGTGCATGCGATTCCCAGTCTTATCAATCTCAGCAGTTCTTTCTCATTGTACTCTCCATTGAGTCTTTTGTCTGCTAATTCCTTCAATGGCCTTTTTCGCATCTCGAATTCATGAACTTTCTTCACCAACAGAACCTCCGGCTGCCTAAAGTCTACTGCCATCTGTCCACTTACAACTTCAAGAACCACAACTCCGAAACTGTAAACATCAGCTGCGGGCGTTGCTTCGCCGGATTCCACGTATTCTGGTGACATGTAGCCAAAAATGCCGCGAGCCGATTTGCTAGTGTCTGTGATTACATGGTGGCCGTGTTCATTCCTTGACAAAAACTCAGCAAGAGCAAAACAACCAAGTCTGGGATTCATATCTTGCTCAAGAATGATAGCTGAAGAGGTAATGTTTCTATGAATGACTTGCTCATCCCATTCCTCATGTAGATACAGAACTGCACAAGCAAGGGTTTTCGATATGTAATACCTGTGATGCCACTGAAGGACAGAAGAATCTCCGGATCTATGATTGTTATGACGGAGAAGCATTTGACTCAGAATTCTTCTAGCTGAGTAGTCATACACAACAAGCATCTCGCCTTGCTCGGTGCACCATCCTCGAAGCTGCACCAAATTCCTGTGGCGAAGCCTTCCTAGATTCCGGAGTTCATTGGAGAATCTGTCACGCAACGCAGGGCAAGTTTTCATCCCGAGGCGTTTCACTAAAACATGGCAATTGTCATGTAGGATTCCATGATAAGCAGTTCCAAAGTCTAGCTCTGCCACCCtccttgaatctgaaaaattgTCTGTAGCTGAAACGATTTCCTTGAATGATATTTCCCTTGGCGTCTCCAGCACAGGAAATCGCCGCTGCTGATTGGTGCTCCTTGAAGACATGGTCTCACTGTTTCTGTTTTCAGCGGTTATGAATACGGTTTCCCCTGCCGCTGTGTGATAGTTATTCTCGGTAGCAAAGCTGTTGCCGCTTGCGCTGCTATGACTAGTCTCCGATGCGGATGACAAAGAGATGTATAGAGGGTGAGATTGAAACGAAGGGAGGGCTGGCAACTTGCATGACACGTCGGAAAGTGCTTCCACAGTCCATTTCATGCTGGGACGCAGCTGCGGTTCTTGGAGAGTGCAGAGAAGAGCAATGTGAATGAGATGCTGCATCTCTGAAAGCTTGTAGGAACCATCTGGAAGCCTTGTATCCCCTGCTTCCAGAAGCTTCCCTACATCGGAGAGTCTTCTCATCCAATCAAGCAAAATAATTTCATCATCTGGATAAGCCAGGTCTATGGCTCTCCTTCCAGAAGCCACTTCTAGAAGAACTATTCCGAAGCTGAACACATCGGATTTCGAAGTAGCATTGCCTGCTTTCTGCAAGCTTTCAGGGGGGAGATACCCAATCGTTCCTCCGATTCTCGACGTGTCTCCCAAACGGAAATTGTCAATTCTTGTTGATATTTTTCTCGGCTTGAACTCAAGCTCATGTTCTAGCCACCTTGCCATGCCAAAGTCACCTAGTTTGGCATTGAAATGCGAATCAAGCATCACATTGCTGGTCTTCACATCCCTATGAATGATTTGAGTTTCCAATTGTTCATGGAGATAATGCAATGCCGCCGCTAAACCTTTCACAATTTTCACTCTGTGTTCCCAATCAAGAAGCTCAATCTTCGAATTCTCCAGCTTCCGGAAGAGTATACGGTCAAGGCTGCTGTTAGGCATGTAGTCATATACAAGATGCAACTGGTCTTCATGAACACACCATCCTCTAAGCCTCACAAGATTCTTGTGGCGAAGATCCGCAACCGCCGTTAACTCTGCTTCAAAACTCTTCTCAAATTGCTTCCCTTTCCCCGCCAAGCAGCATTTAACGGCTACAACAGTTCCGTCACTCGGCAAAACCGCCTTGTAAACTTTTCCGAACCCTCCACTTCCAAGAACTTGCTCTTCGCTGAAACCTTTGGACCCTATGAAGAGCTCTGCATAGCTGAAAATCCTGGGGTTGTCCCTCCCTATCTTGGCTGAAACTTGCACCCCGTCCATGTCGTGAAACGCGCCGCCGCCGGAACACTTCTCTTTCTTCACTCCATGCTTGCAAATTGTCCACCCTTTTAAGCCGTATAACTTCCTCAAAGAATCTTGGAGCAAAGAAACTACTTGCCTCCCACAACCTCTATGATGATGAGGAGCCTTGACTTGTTTCTTTGGTAGTTGGAAAGGCTTCTGATCAGGTTGATCCATTTCACCGGAATTTGGTGGAAGAACAATGCAGAGGTGATTGAGCTGCATGGCTATGGTTTTTTGGAGGGAGCTATGGATATGGAAATGGAGTTGAAAGATATATAAGAAAATAGGCCCTTTTTGGTATATTGATTATGACGGCGTTGTTGTTTTCTCATCGTGGTGGTTGGGAATATTTTTCAACGCGTTTAGCTTATCCCCGTTGAAATGAATGCAGCTATCtcagaagttggaagttggagCCTACCTACTAGAAATATGttttaaatatacaaatatattatgtttgtgtgaatttttttaatattaaattatggaatgttattttgatttaataaaattataaatattattttaaattaaatcgtTATTAACAATTTCGGTGTATTTGTATACATTCATATATgttatttcatatatttttaataaaataattttttattaaaatatgtttcgtggaaaataataaatctattagtagaataatcaatttttttattgtcaaaatatttttttatttagtctacttaaatatttttaataactcTTTCTTGctattattattctatttcataatctccaaaataaatttttcaaaatattttaaaatatatactcAAAATCTGTTTATTAGGTATATATTTCAAtatatcata
This portion of the Arachis duranensis cultivar V14167 chromosome 6, aradu.V14167.gnm2.J7QH, whole genome shotgun sequence genome encodes:
- the LOC107495046 gene encoding receptor like protein kinase S.2, with the protein product MQLNHLCIVLPPNSGEMDQPDQKPFQLPKKQVKAPHHHRGCGRQVVSLLQDSLRKLYGLKGWTICKHGVKKEKCSGGGAFHDMDGVQVSAKIGRDNPRIFSYAELFIGSKGFSEEQVLGSGGFGKVYKAVLPSDGTVVAVKCCLAGKGKQFEKSFEAELTAVADLRHKNLVRLRGWCVHEDQLHLVYDYMPNSSLDRILFRKLENSKIELLDWEHRVKIVKGLAAALHYLHEQLETQIIHRDVKTSNVMLDSHFNAKLGDFGMARWLEHELEFKPRKISTRIDNFRLGDTSRIGGTIGYLPPESLQKAGNATSKSDVFSFGIVLLEVASGRRAIDLAYPDDEIILLDWMRRLSDVGKLLEAGDTRLPDGSYKLSEMQHLIHIALLCTLQEPQLRPSMKWTVEALSDVSCKLPALPSFQSHPLYISLSSASETSHSSASGNSFATENNYHTAAGETVFITAENRNSETMSSRSTNQQRRFPVLETPREISFKEIVSATDNFSDSRRVAELDFGTAYHGILHDNCHVLVKRLGMKTCPALRDRFSNELRNLGRLRHRNLVQLRGWCTEQGEMLVVYDYSARRILSQMLLRHNNHRSGDSSVLQWHHRYYISKTLACAVLYLHEEWDEQVIHRNITSSAIILEQDMNPRLGCFALAEFLSRNEHGHHVITDTSKSARGIFGYMSPEYVESGEATPAADVYSFGVVVLEVVSGQMAVDFRQPEVLLVKKVHEFEMRKRPLKELADKRLNGEYNEKELLRLIRLGIACTRCDPQLRPSMRQIVSILDGKDSLLVEPNKESREEWRERNAISLSLIRRIQALGIQ
- the LOC107495047 gene encoding probable calcium-binding protein CML22 encodes the protein MMASLFWNPLSFPFSLYNSSAPYFSHKMHTLRNTQNTIAYLGLLCLFQNLFFSGNHHQIFFTQRKMGAICCCGRKPSKGNSLDRKLERKIIEMRKNKFGKSKLKSIDSVVMLFPMFREKLKTLRGMFEQYDEDSNGYIDPNELKRFLEHQQFHLQEEEFETLFRYCDIDGSKGIQFNEFIVLVCLIHLLQEQASFDSSSKAELANLGEVFDTMIEVFLFFDKNADGKINKKDMVKTLNDTYPLEKSPSHITEKRFKEMDWDNNGQVTIREFLFGFIKWVGIDADE